Within Solea solea chromosome 1, fSolSol10.1, whole genome shotgun sequence, the genomic segment atgCTAGGGTAGTGTGGATCACAGGGTGAAACAGAGCCGGAACACAATTAATGGGAAACTATGGTCAAAAACCTTCTAATGAGGTCCTGTGTCACTTTAGCTGCAAAATACTGTTCTCACCTCTTCTCTTGTGTCTCCAGGCTGTTCCTGCGCTCCGGCTATGGCTGGACCTGCATCTTTGTCGGTTCcttcgtcttcctcctctccttctccatccGTCGTTCACTTGCTCTCTCTGTCCGTCACCTCTCCAGGCTTGGATTGGCTGGGGGCCTGTGGCTCGGCTTCTGCAAACTCCTGGATTATCTGGATAACACAACAGGAAGCTGCTATGAACCTATGCTCAGTGGCCCGGAGGCCACCATCGGCCAGCCTCTGCTGGTGCTGCGAGAAGGGGAAAGTAAGTCTGAATGCCTGAAAGATGGGATGCTGTGGAGAGGATATGAGGTTTCAGAGGACATCTTCCTCCTTTGTCTGTGCTGCCTGGTGTTGGCAGAGGAGACGGCCGTGTTTGGTCCATACCTAAGCTTGGGAGGGATCTCCGATGCTCCTCTGAGGATCCTCTTTCTCTTCTGCGTTCTCCTGCTGGGACTCTGGATCTTTCTGCTTCTCTGTCTCTTATCTTACTTCCCAAAGTTCCCTGCCCAGCTGCTGGGGGGCGCTCTAGGTTGCCTGAGCTGGAGGGGACTGTATCAGGGTTGGTACCGTGTGGGGCTCAGCTGGTGCTGTCCAGGACGCCCTGGACTGGGGCTGCTCAACATCAAGACTGAGACTTCAGATGCGGAAGGCAAACCACTGAACCACAATTGCTGCaattaactgaaaaaaacaaaagacttcTCAAAGTTCAAGCtagttgtggttgaagttgtAATTTCCTAGTACCTAGTTCAAATAGAATCTCCTCAAGCCCCAGaactcagaagaagaagacactgCGCAGTTAATAGCACTTGTAAAAAccactggtattgctaacagtaGCTAGCCCAAGACAAGTTTGCGtccatatttttgttttttccaacttttcaactggaaaaatatcaactcagaggtgatgcaaacaaaacacaccaaTAACCAGACGGGAGCAGATTAAGTCCATGTATTACTCAAAAATGTTGCTGAGGGAGTTAGCCTGAGAAGGAATCGGCAGCTGGGTTTCGGCATTTGAATCTGGTGGTGAAGATGCAGATTTGAACCTGCCGTGCTTACCTGATTCTCTTTCCCTTCCCATTTCTCAGACGCCCTGAGCAAATGTAAAAGGAACTGTGACCTCATAATTCAAGATGGCTGATCCAAACACTAACGATGTGAAAGTTGTGAAAGTCTTTTCTAGCCGTTAGTCATGTTTGTGTCCAAATTGAATaaactgtacaaacactacactttttttattatggtgttttcatgtatattatatacagtgtgATGAGTTTATCAACTACAGTAGGTAAGTAGATAGAAAATCTGCAAAATTAGCTACACTGCTAACATTAGCCACCTTTAACTGGTCTTACTGTAACTGAAACGTACCGTGAAGATATAGTAGCTtttaatatgtaataataaaaacacatgatatTTGTGTTCACTGATAAACTTCCAACTTTGAATAGACTTTCTCAGAGAGGATGtgcacagattaaaaaaaaggacaacacggattcccacttttttttttttaaagcatttcttcagaaaaacatagaaaacaaGCCAGCTGAGAACAGGAGACGATGCCCGACATCTGCTACAGTAATTCAGTCGACTACCTCTTAAAAACCATAACATACTTTTACAGTACTCAGAAGGATTGTGAGGTCGTACCATTCATCGATTACACAGAATAGAAAACAAATACTTGGATTCTTATTGCGTTAACTCAAAATTACCTTTTGTCCATACTTCCACACCTTGACCTAAACGATGTTCCGAAAAAATAGGGACAAGCGAGGATAAAACAAATACCAGGAAAATTCTTTCATTAAAGATGAACGGGACAAGACCAACTGATAGCTTgtat encodes:
- the fitm1l gene encoding fat storage-inducing transmembrane protein 1; this translates as MFLNTVLVVLTDLAARLLGNTVFRKHFHLLLSAVVMFGPALSFWVSSHSVFARRSHFLYRLFLRSGYGWTCIFVGSFVFLLSFSIRRSLALSVRHLSRLGLAGGLWLGFCKLLDYLDNTTGSCYEPMLSGPEATIGQPLLVLREGESKSECLKDGMLWRGYEVSEDIFLLCLCCLVLAEETAVFGPYLSLGGISDAPLRILFLFCVLLLGLWIFLLLCLLSYFPKFPAQLLGGALGCLSWRGLYQGWYRVGLSWCCPGRPGLGLLNIKTETSDAEGKPLNHNCCN